Within the Vigna angularis cultivar LongXiaoDou No.4 chromosome 10, ASM1680809v1, whole genome shotgun sequence genome, the region CTGAAAAGTGGACAATGATGGGTTGCAACAGTGGCAAGCCTGCGATGGTGAAGAGCAACGGGGATGACTACGTGACGATAAGCAAAAATTAGAAGGAGAAATGAGTAGTGGTGGTAAGAAGTTCCAGTGACCAAACATTGGAGGGTGGCACTGCCGATGGGAAGAAGTTGTACACTGAGATGGAGAGAaatgagaaggagaaaagaGTGTGATGTTTGCCACATATATTGGCACTATAGGCGAAATTCGGGCTTGAAAATTCCCGCTCTTTTTAACGACGACCAAAAGCCTTCGATAAATCTGTAGGTAACGCCGTTAAGTGGAAAAAGAGCGGGAAAATTCCCGCTCTTTTTATCGACGGCCCAAAgtcttcggtaaatccgtcggcaAGTGACATACACATTAACGACGGTCAAAAGTCTTCGacaaatccgtcggtaatgtgcATTTCACTTACCGATGAATTTACCGAAGACTTTGTACCGtcgataaaaaataaaaaaaattgtcggTAAATCCAtcgaaaattaaaatattgatggATATATATTCGTCGGTAAAAATCCgctaataatattaataatttttgtagtgtaaaaaaaaaaattccaaaatttcAACCGATCAAATCAACACCtccactttttaaaattattaattcatatttatcCGTTAATCTATTAGATGGAGTGTACCTCTCACATTatatgaaaaggaaaaggatATAAGATCAATGTTAGTAAACAAAAAACTTACCTAAATCAAAATGTATAAGAAAGGTTAAATTTTAGATCGAcgaaattttgaatataaataaagaaaattttattttatacctatttataaatgtttttcaaaaagctttttaattttccatttaATTTAAACTCTATTATCtagcttaaaatatatattattaattccTTCTTTTAAATATCTAAACATATAAGACCATGTAGATTAATTTAATGTTGATGAGAAATATTAATACcagtttctttttattttcaacatttacTTAATAAGCACTCTATAATAAGGGTGAGATCCAACCTGGATAATATTCCCTATGTCCCATATAATCACAGTCCTTTtcaacttaagaaaaaaaatgactgATATTCTAACTTAGtgttaattttttgtaatttttttactgTCATcgtatttattgaaaaaataaaattattttaataagtatttCGAAAGGCGACGTGTTTATTATCATTCTTAATGGATATAAAAGAATCataaatcttaaattaaatacaatcgTGAGAAAAAGGAAGTAATATAAACATTATCGAAACAATtgcataattaatataattagcTAATCACTTAATTGATTctttgtccataactcataACATGTTTATATAAAGTTAAGcttgaatttaaatattcaatatttatattattattctacatattaatatttttaagtcatattacaaaatataaaaatactacccttttatttacctttttacTCAGCTagtaatttttactttttgttaatCGTTTTCACAATtcaaatgaataattataaatatttttaactccACACTTAATAATGATGTGTAAATGTTAAcctatatattattaatgatgTTTATTATACTAATGTGCCCCACCCTCCAaccaaaaaaaggaaaaagaaaaatagaattaCGTGTTTTATATAAGAAGGTATACCCTACATCTTTGTGGATTATGATCCATTAAAAGTTGTAAGTCGTGGCATCCAGCTTAGTGGTGCTTTCCAATTCATGTTTACAGCTTTCCACCAATATTTGTTGGCTGTAACTCAAAAACTAAATCCAAAATAAAGTATATCTTCTCCACCATTCACATCAACCTAACATCATAACTATTCACCACACAAAATGCTATTCTATGttataattctaattttattaattttatattaacttcTAAGGattataaatatcataatcCATGTTAAATAGTGTTATATCCAGGGCCGTTTATCATTAGATTAGATTAAATCTTTTAATtctatattaataattaaatttcctgccttcttatattaattattgaattaaatatttattactaattcaaaaattataacttacataactttttttaagtaataacaTAACACTTCAAATGTGACTATTTgattataattaagttaattaacCTAACGTTAACAACATAACAATTAATGTACTTACCATAATTACTACTAGTTTTTGTTTCACAATATTTTTCTACTTTGtgtctttattttttcctttttaatgcGAAGATCTAGTTTGATATAcattatagataaataaaactCATAAGTAATTGATAAATATAAGTTATACTTTATATAAGTttctatttacaaaaatgcaaaacttatatataaaaatcaaactaTTTTATGAAAAGTTAACCTGAATATTATTCCCGTTTGATAcaacttttgaaaaagaatatttttaagtatTGTTCACTttcagaaatataaaaatattcgtatttatatatatgtttatctCATATAAGTGATACCCTCACATTTTTATAGATATAGAATTTACTTTGAAGAATAGCTATCCATTCTCTATGATTTTagttctaatattattttttcaattttaattagtcatttttattttttttaattgagattaTTGAATGTTAACTTGTAGTGTTCATggcaataatatttttagatatcATATTCCTAAGAATGCAATGCTAACTATACCTTAAATAAAATGTGACTACGTGAGAAAATATATGCACATTTATACTCTTACATATTTTACTCAACACTTATCAGGAACTAATATTATTATGgatatcataaatttataaactataaaatagtccatctcaaattgaaattattttattaataatttaaataatcgTTATAATAAACTCTTAGtcttataatatatttcttctacatctaattttattactacttttcaaacaaaaaaaaaatcaaatttcaataatatataactaGTCCAACAATAAAGTATATTCTTACTCACATGTGAATAAAAATCTTCATCACTAAATACTATACGAAGTCTTTTTCTGCTATGGTATCAAGAAAAAGAGATCAAGAAAAGCATATGTCTtgattatttgtattatttattattattactattattattattattatatgaagattaatttatttaagggCAGGTTAAGTATCTTTTGTAACCCGATTTAACAAAATCTATCATTAGAAAAGGGGAAAAAGGAAAATTGATAGAAACTACAttttatgtagaaaaaaaaagcattttttttttaatttagagaCGTAATATGAACCCCTCCCTAAAACTATAACTTTTCTACCTAATTCTTCTGACTTCAGCCAcccaatatttatttatttttaatctttctttcactctttaatagatttttttttatcagtaaaaaagatatattgtatttaaaatgtttagtcaaaataaacattacattataaatagatatatatagaaCTCTTGCTTGAATGATAAAGGCATCTcaatcttatttatatttttcaatagaGATTAAGTATAACTCTCATCAGGAAGAtgattattatgaaaaaaaaagaaaaaaatgttgtttgaaatatttaagttaatattagTTAAACTAGAATAAGTTTTGCAGTAAGTGGTCCtggatatttttaattttgagggTTAGTTTTGAAGAGATTGAATGGTATATAGGTGCTTTCTTTATAGTAAAGAGAGTGGTTATGGGCTGTTTTTGGGTATGCAGTACAGAAAGAAACTCATGGTTTTCAAATAAATACTAAGAAAGGTCAATTTATACGATTCAAGGGAGACAACACTTCAACCACAAAAATCAACAACTAAAggattcaaatttgaaaaagagcaaagtttttattctttccttgcctctttctttctttctctctcttatactttttttttcattatttattctttctagttgaaaatgattaaaaaattgaagaaataaaaataaaatccgTATTTTTTATGTACTTTAGCTATTATAACCACCATACACCAAACTATTAATAACTATAGTTTCAACACATTGATAATTATCAGTCATGATAATGCTTTTGCTTCCTCTCTCATATCTCACATAACAATGACAAAATCAGAATCAAGAttctttgtaaaaaaaaatctttcttttaatgtgctttaaaatacattaattttagtatattaaatatttttaatatattttactatatcAAAacagtgtattttttttaagacacATCAGATgatcaacataaaaaatcaataaagaaTTCAAATTTGCAAAATCATGACACGAACTTAtccatcactttttttttcatgttatatataaattcatttcatctcattccttctttttcatgattattttaaatgcgatatttttttgttttttaaagttgTTCTTCTCCCACATGATTTCCTTGTATTTTTGCCCTAACTAGAAAGagtaaagtataaaaaaaaacacaataaattaAGGAATTTACAGAATTGTTGTGAAATTTATGAAAGATATTCTGTAATGAACTTTACACCTTGGCATATGCTCCGTATGAAGAatcaattattaaaagtaaaatggaAGTTGTCGGATTGAGAAGCACATAAAATGGTTCATTATCTCCTTAACATGTCTCATTTGAAGAGTCCGATAGGGCTTAATTTGGAAATAGATAATACACATGCATGTCAACTTTGtgctttaattaaattattttatttataatggaAACACTATGATTGAACTTTAAGTCACTTACTTGGTCATGGAGACTTGATAGTTGCTACAGTGTGTGAACTATTTTCAATGCCTTCACCCAACACCTTTATCACACTCCTAtcatgcatacatccatacgaaacctcttaaatttttttctatttttcattaaaataataataataaagccGTGTTCtatgtatataatttaaaaatacgtTATCTTAGAGTGGAAAACAAAATGTGAGGTTGAAAAGAGAGGAAATTGTAAATGGCTTCCTTATGAAGAAGTGTGATGTCGGTGTTGGAAAGTGGGAACCAACGCTCATTGACATTAGCTTTTCTCCcaattcactctcattttcaaAGTTGGCCATAAAAAAGGGTTTGAGTTTAGGGATCAAAAGGAATTGAAGGGTATTAGTGGAATACAACTAATAAAGATGCAACTAATTTAACTTAGAAAAAATGTCAACAGCTGTGTTCTCTAAAATACTCTTTATCATTGTCTAAATTTGgttgaaaataatgaaacatgagttttatttattatttattgaattttactcataatttgtaataaaccttaaaaataagattatatatatatatatatattgaaaatatatgttaacaAAGTATTATTAAGACTCCTTTTTAACTAAGTATTTTTAAATGTCTTTGAAGACTTTTTCACAAAGACAAATTGAATTTAAGTTATATTTGACCTTAATGCCACAACAAATCTTACCCtccaaatatataaataaacaaaagacaaatatgaaatgaaattagTGCCAACAAGAAACcttatatgtatgtatatgaaCCTTAATGTCTTGCATCTTATAACATGTGGCATGTATGCATCTTTTTTTCCAGTAAACTACTCCATGAAGAGATAATTACATTATAGttatctcttcttctttttttaaagtACCTTTCATTATAAATGAATATACTTTAAATAGTTTAGTCTTTTTCAATATAAGAAACCCTCTTAACACCACTGAACAATTAAAAGGTGCTTCCCAATGATATCTTGTCCTTTGTTTTACATCTTTCAATGCCTCCAACAACTGAACATTTGGTTTTAGTGTTCAAtaatagtttaataaaattttaacagaAATGATACttaaatatacataattttttttatattagatattaccttttaaaaaaatataaaaatttatttttataatatgtgcAAATGAATTTTAATGTACATCAAATAGTATTACTcaaattttaagtatatttgATATCAGCTTTGCACAGTGAGAAAAATTCCATCCTAGTAGGTAGCAACGAACTGAATATATGACTGATTGGTAACTATATTGACACCGACAAAGATTACCACCAATGATTACAAATGTTTTAGTTATTAATGTTTGAAGATTATTGATTGCTAAGTTATGAATTTTGAAGTAACCGGTACTGAAACTTAAATTAAAACCATTTTTAGTTTGAATAGTAGGAAATGTGATAGTTGATGTTGAAGAAGGATGAGTGCgaaagagaaattaaaagaaaatgaaatgtaaAGCATATTtgttgatgagaaaaagagatgTTTAGCGGTGGTGTATTATTCGAGGAAGAaggtagaaaataatttttgataATGTTGGGAAATGTGAAGAAAGTTGATTGTTTTGAAAGACTTTAAGGGTAGAAACAAAGGAGTTAGTTAAGATAAGAAATTCCATGAATTCAAGAAACACTGAAATTTAGATATAGATAGATAGACATCACGGATAACCAATTAGGGTATCCTTTATTTACGAAGCCTAAGTAAGTGAAGTCTCTAGGTTATGTGTCTGCTTCTTTTAAGACaaaaaggggggggggggggggggggcggAGGGTATCTAACCCTAGCCATTAACTATAACCTGTAACATGCCACCAAACATTCCAAAACAATATCTAATTacactctttttttctttcataattgCAAAACAAATATCTTTGCCTGCTTACAACTATGCATTATATAGATCTTCTGTTTgcttgtctcctaattaattattagttatgTGCTTCTAAGGAAATCACACTCCTGCACTTTCCCATTAATTAATTCTATCTGCttcatttctttattaatttaatatgatgAACAATGAGACATAGACGTTGGGAAGGATGGGAGAGCAGAGATTCCACTTCCTTTAATTGAAGAAAGGGATGGGGCATCCTTCCAGATTCAACACCTGTTCCTTGACCAAGACTTCTTTGCTCCCATACCCTTCACCaccattctttctttcttatatatacCATTATCATTATCTCTATCACAAAATTTAActcataattaatttaagtaataaagttaatgtttttaaaataaataaatttgtgaaaaagaaagaagatatagaagaatatattattatgtctaCTGGAGGGCATCACCCACCTCCAATAAAATCCAAAACTCATTGAATTGTTTTGTAGCCCCCAGCACTTTCCCTTGGCTTACATCACCCATTTCAGAGGCTGTCCCCAACTCTCTACCACTGCTAAGTAACTTTCTCTGCCTTACCATCGTACACATCATGAATTATACATGCACAGTACAGTTTATTTTAGCCCCTTAATCACACCAACCCCCCGTTTTCTCACTCACACGCGggacacactcacacacacacatgaaACCATTGTTGTTGGTACATTACACAGGAAGAATCCGTTTGGGAAATCATGGAGACAGCAATGTCTGTCACTGTCATGAAATGAAGGCAATAAATAAATGGTTGGGTTATTAGGTAATCTATAACATTAATGCTTCCCTAGCTTTCacaatatatctatatatatatatatatatatatatatatatatttatatatatatatatatatatatatattctttgaaATTAGTTATTATGTATAATAATGTATGGTCAAAGGGATAGGAGTATAATGGCCTGCCTGTCAAGCTTTTTCTGGTGTGTCAGAGTGGGGAAATGAAAGTAATGAGTTCTTCTCCATTTAGTCATTATGTAACTTACAGATTCATCAGAGATGGGAGGGTAGCAGGTGCAAAGAAAGGAGATACCATCAAagatagagaaagagagagagagagagatggtGGAGTTCTTAAATTTCAAGTGTATAGATGCTGTCGTTGAAACTTTGTTTTCTGATGCTTGTTCATCATGATTTTGGTTGGGAAAATTTTCCACCACTATACCAGGTTATGGTTACAACCGGTTGAATTAGCTGGTGTCATTTTATGTATGCCGCGCTTTCTCTTTGGTTCTTGCTAATTATGTATCATACGTTGCTTTCAACTTCCGGTTTCAAACTATTCGAGGAAACTGGGAAATTTTGTACATCAACGTTTGAATTTTCATGTATGTGGAGAATGTGAAAAGAGGGTGACAGAAAACATGGGGAAATACCGTGTCTTCACTGGAAGGGTTGAGGGATGTGTGATTCTAGCTTCTTGCAACCTTATGGATCTTTTTGAACAAAGACTAATCCATTTTCTCATTTGGgttcaaaaaataataactcgGCTCTTCCTTTTGgggtaagaaaaaaattataagaatacTGATATCTGACACCACTCATgtatataaagaaaaaggatTTTTCCTGGTTAGGAAGTAATTAGCCATCCAATTTACGCATTATGACTCAAACTAGTTAGTACACTCGTTAGTTTGCTACTAGTGGCTAGGAGAGTGTGATGAAATAGTATTCAAACAGTAATTTGATGTTGATATTTCACTTCCTGTAAGGGATATCCTGGCACCACTATCTTGTTCCTCACGTAGCAGACAACCGATCGAACAAAACTACAAATCCTAGTTAATGGAAAAATGGAAAAGCAGTGGCTCATAggtattaaagttaattaaaaaggtGGTAACATTTATTAGGTGCGGTGTTGTGGCCGGTTGAGTAGAATAAATGGTTGTGGTTTAGGAAGTTAGCCAGGGACTGGAATCATGAGTACATGCTGATACCTAAGTGTCAGGAAACAGAACGGTAAGCGATGGAACatgaattaaaacataaaatatgtatttatgaaAAGATGGATGCTGCTGCAGGAGCATTGGGGTTCAGGATCAAGGCCATAGCTAGAAATCAGATAACAGTCACAAAGACATGGAGCTACGTGAGGAACAATGTATCATGCTGTTTTTGAAccacatatataaatataatatatgatatacattattattattattattattattattattattattattattacgtTTGGCCTATGCTTCTGCTGCTGCTGATGATGGTTCATGAATTTGGGGTGAGGTTGATTGTTTTCAACTTTGGAGGATGTTGAAAAATTAGGACTTGGGgaagggagaaggaaaaggagaGGTGGGGTCTGagtgaaatattaaaatatttttgtgtaCAATGAAAAGTATATGGTTCATTTATTTCACCCCAACTTTCCCCACCTAAATGTATAGTATGCgtaggagagagagaaagagagagggagagagagagagggagagagagagagagagagagagagagagagagagagagagaaagagagagagatggAGTATAAATGTAAGATTTGCTTGTTGGTGGGCTTATATAAAGGAGGATAGGATGTTGCAGTTCCCCACTCTTAAAGATAGCTAGGTGAGGGGGTGCAAGGGAAAGAGATCAAATTGTTTTGCTTTCTGAGGATTTGATGGAGGAACATCTCACTCCACTGGCTGTTACCCATCTCCTTCAACACACTCTCAGAAGTTTGTGCATCCATGAAAATTCCCAATGGGTCTATGCAGTCTTCTGGAGGATCTTGCCAAGAAACTACCCTCCACCCAAGTAAGGAGAGGGGAATTAGAGATCAATCAACTCTATATATATCTCTTGGAAAGACAGATTTTTCTGGACTAGCTAGGCACAAagatcacacacacacatacacatatacacatatatatagttAGTATCTATAAATGGACTATTAGTAAACTATATATAACTTTATGAAAACGTTTGTGTAATAGATATGCTGATTCTTGAATCTTGTTTCTTCGTAATCATATAGGTGGGAAGGACAAGGGGCATATGATAGATCAAGAGGAAACAGAAGGAATTGGTATGTTTCCAGTGTTGAGGTTAACTTCAACACTGGTGCAGAATTATTGTGTTTGGTTAACAAAAGTGTGTTTATGTGCATGTAGGATACTGGTGTGGGAAGATGGTTTCTGCAATTTTGCTGCATCGGCAGCTCCTGAAATCAACTCTGGAGATTGTCCCACCTCGTCCGTTTATGGGAACTGTGAATTTCAGCCCTACCAAGGACTGCAACCGGAACTCTTCTTCAAGATGTCCCATGAGATCTACAACTATGGAGAAGGGTATGCAATATCTATGTGTATTTTAATCCATAGCAGTTTATATATCCttttgtcactttttttttttattctgctCCTGGAAGATTTGAAAGCAAAGTAATTATGTTGAATGGAGCAGGTTAATAGGAAAAGTTGCTGCAGATCACAGCCACAAGTGGATATACAAAGAGCCTAATGATCAAGAAATCAACTTCTTGTCAGCATGGCACAATTCAGCAGATTCGgtgagaaagaaattaaaacccCACCTATATCTTCCCTACGCTTGCAAAGTGAACAGCATTAAATGCCAAATTTAATTGCTCACAGAATCATCCAAGTTTAGCTATTAATTTCACGTGTCACAAAATTAATACCCATGATTTCATGTTTatgtatatgtttgtatgttttCCAATAGAAAAATCTCTAGTTATATCCTTATAGAACATACATCCTCTTTTGCAGCACCCTAGGACTTGGGAAGCCCAGTTCCTGTCTGGTATAAAGGTATGACTATGAAACATGGAGCCACTCTTTGATTTCAGACTGCAGGATATCTCCTTTCTCTACTGAATTCAAATATTGTATCATACATTGATTCTTTCAGACCATAGCTCTTATTGCTGTGAGAGAAGGTGTTGTTCAATTAGGAGCTGTTCACAAGGTTTTTTTTCCCTCTTCTCCTCTCTCTTTGTCTCACCCACTTGGCAAAATCTACTTTACAATTTTACTCTTCATGGAACTGAAGGTGATTGAAGACCTGAGCTATGTTGTTCTTCTAAGAAAAAAGTTCAGCTACATTGAAAGCATCCCTGGTGTGCTGTTGCCACATCCATCATCTTCTGCATACCCTTATAAAGTAGAAGGAGGGTATGGAGTTCCAGAACAATGGCATTTTCAAGGGAACCATCTTGCACCTCAAGCTGAGTTATATGAGAACCACTTCAACTTGCCACTGAAGATAACTCCCTCAATGAGCAGCCTGGAAGCACTTCTGTCAAAGCTGCCCTCAGTGGTGCCACCACCACATCCTACACAACCATCACAGTCCCATCATCATCAACTTCTGGCATCACCCCAGCAAAGGCCACTGGAGTTCATGGGATCAATGCAGAAAGTGGCAAAAGAAGAGTTAGAAGAAGAGGTATACAGACCAGAACTTGACATTGGTGAGAGCAGCACTTCCATGTCAGGCTACCACCATCAACATCACTTCCATCAAGATCAGAATAATGTAACTAGGAGTGGAGCCAACGATGGATTTTGAGTTTCCATCACCAGACTTTTGCAAAAACACATGGAAACAATATCATATCAGCCGCATTAATGAAAATTTAGTCCTAATTATCAACTCCTAACAGTAATTGTACCCAGTTTTTACCTTCATTCTtgtcattataataataaaaaagaataataatgatgataaaaataataataataatagtataataAGATAATAACCATGATAAGTGCTTGTTTTTTGGCTGGTGTTTTATTTTGTGGAGATGGTTCTGATTCTTAGTAGTAAGAAAGGAAGTTGTATTTCATGCATGCGTGTGCATATCTGCAGCTGCTGATCATGATGTGTCTGTCAGTCGGGGGCGTGTGTATGGGTTCGTAGCACGTAGTCACACACAGCGAATCTAGAACAATATTGTACTTAGAAATCAACTGTTACAGTTGTTTAAGGATGTTAAGTGTTGCaagtaataatataatagtatattttattgtaatttataataaaaatctcATGAATAAGCCACACATGTTGTATTGTatagaaacaaagaaaagaaaaactatatatatacatatatatgtatggaTGTAACTAGTGATTTAGATATGCTTTTTTTTGCTTCAATGCACGAGTCTTATATAGGattactaataaatataaataattaacatgaAGATAGTctgctattttttatttatttagtttctgATATGGTTTTTATCGGAATTATGCTTAAAGAAGTAAAAGCAAAATGTGTTGGAATCAGTATGATTGGGAATGAGTAGTCTCTATTTTATAATTACATTCATAatgattgaaattttaaaatagtttaataatGATATAAGATAGGAttacaagtaaataaataaCCCATCTCTCCAAAATATAAGAAGTCTTAATAACTGAATATTCtcttatattttctaataaactAAAAGAGAACAAGTATTTTTTGGATGAAGTTTTCTATAAATTGAAGGACAAAAgttaaaaaccaaaattaacttgtaaattcaaaataattaagcAAAAAGTAATTTGGGGgcaacttttaataatttttctattttttaatttaaatataaatgatttttagtCTATAaagaagtttattttatttgttctcatatttttctttttttaaagtatttaagCATAAGTTCATCAAGATGGACTCACACCTTCAAATGAGTTAATATTTAATTCcagcatatatttttaaacttgtttAAACCTATACATACATTTTGTGGTAtgttttattctaaaattttaaacaattgaGACCAAAATGGATTAGAAAGGCTGGTAGTTTGTAAGTGCAAGTACGTGCAAGTGGTAAAACATGTATATGAATCATGCCAATATAAGGGTAAGATTTATTAAAGAGAGGCTATATGTGAAGATAATCTATTAATAAAATCTCAGTATAACTACATAAACAATTGATATAACTTTCTATTTTTAAgacaattaaattaataagtttttatttttataaattttttttatttttatttaacgtGAAACTTAaactcttatttatatttttatgtataaaaaaatatgaataaattaaaaaaaatgttattttattataaatagtctatatgtttttttcatctaaaaataaaatatttggtttcctgaagaagatgatggtggGCAATGGGTATATCATGAGTATAACAGTGAggaaggattgttatatgaagtgTGAAGAGTAgaagattgaaaataataatggaGGGTGTTGAAGA harbors:
- the LOC108334905 gene encoding protein RICE SALT SENSITIVE 3 isoform X2, with the translated sequence MEEHLTPLAVTHLLQHTLRSLCIHENSQWVYAVFWRILPRNYPPPKWEGQGAYDRSRGNRRNWILVWEDGFCNFAASAAPEINSGDCPTSSVYGNCEFQPYQGLQPELFFKMSHEIYNYGEGLIGKVAADHSHKWIYKEPNDQEINFLSAWHNSADSHPRTWEAQFLSGIKTIALIAVREGVVQLGAVHKVIEDLSYVVLLRKKFSYIESIPGVLLPHPSSSAYPYKVEGGYGVPEQWHFQGNHLAPQAELYENHFNLPLKITPSMSSLEALLSKLPSVVPPPHPTQPSQSHHHQLLASPQQRPLEFMGSMQKVAKEELEEEVYRPELDIGESSTSMSGYHHQHHFHQDQNNVTRSGANDGF
- the LOC108334905 gene encoding protein RICE SALT SENSITIVE 3 isoform X1 → MEEHLTPLAVTHLLQHTLRSLCIHENSQWVYAVFWRILPRNYPPPKWEGQGAYDRSRGNRRNWILVWEDGFCNFAASAAPEINSGDCPTSSVYGNCEFQPYQGLQPELFFKMSHEIYNYGEGLIGKVAADHSHKWIYKEPNDQEINFLSAWHNSADSHPRTWEAQFLSGIKTIALIAVREGVVQLGAVHKVFFPSSPLSLSHPLGKIYFTILLFMELKVIEDLSYVVLLRKKFSYIESIPGVLLPHPSSSAYPYKVEGGYGVPEQWHFQGNHLAPQAELYENHFNLPLKITPSMSSLEALLSKLPSVVPPPHPTQPSQSHHHQLLASPQQRPLEFMGSMQKVAKEELEEEVYRPELDIGESSTSMSGYHHQHHFHQDQNNVTRSGANDGF
- the LOC108334905 gene encoding protein RICE SALT SENSITIVE 3 isoform X3, encoding MEEHLTPLAVTHLLQHTLRSLCIHENSQWVYAVFWRILPRNYPPPKILVWEDGFCNFAASAAPEINSGDCPTSSVYGNCEFQPYQGLQPELFFKMSHEIYNYGEGLIGKVAADHSHKWIYKEPNDQEINFLSAWHNSADSHPRTWEAQFLSGIKTIALIAVREGVVQLGAVHKVIEDLSYVVLLRKKFSYIESIPGVLLPHPSSSAYPYKVEGGYGVPEQWHFQGNHLAPQAELYENHFNLPLKITPSMSSLEALLSKLPSVVPPPHPTQPSQSHHHQLLASPQQRPLEFMGSMQKVAKEELEEEVYRPELDIGESSTSMSGYHHQHHFHQDQNNVTRSGANDGF